TCGACGCAGGCATTGAGCAGGGCGGTGGCATCAGCCCCAGCCTtcaagaggaggaagaatgcCTGGATCTCCTTGTTGGCGGCGTCGCCCGATTTATCGACATTCCCAGAATCACTGCCGATGAACAGTTTGGCAAACCGCGCATCTCGCCCAATCTCGGCGTCATCGGGCAAGGGGACAGCGATGCCGGTGATCAGCTGAGGGGAGGTTCTCTTGTCGATGGGTGCCGTCTGTTGCCAGATCGCGTATTCGAGGATCTTTCGGAGCACCTTTTCGTTGATACCTGTCCACAGACCCGTGTCAAAGTGCTGTAGCATGCCACCCTGCTCGGCGACGTAGCCGACGTCCTCGATAACGCCTAGATTTGTTGAATTGGCGGCGAGACCCAGGGACTGACGGTAGACGGCAAAGGCGTCCAGGAACACGTTGGCTGCAGAGTAATTTGCCTGTCCTTTCTGCCCAACAACACCGGAGATGCTGGACAGCATAGTGAAGAAGTCGAGATTGGACCTCTCTTGCAGCGCTGCTCGGTGCAGGTTCCATGTTCCCTGGACTTTGCTTGCAACCGTGGCGTGGTATTCCTCGACAGTCATTGTTTCGTACGGTTTATCCTGTATGAGTCAGGTCGAAACAGATCTTAGGGTTAGGGGATGTATACGCACTCTAAGAAGCATTGCACCTTGAATAACACCACCGATTGGGATAGACGCCTCTTGGAATACCCTCAAAACATCATCCCAGTTGGACACGTCTCCCTTGGCTCCATAGACATTGCAGCCAAACGAGTTGCAGTTTTTCACAACCACTTGGGACCGCTCGTCGTCACATCCACTCCGAGACAGGGCAATGATATGCTTTGCACCGTGCTTGGCCATGTGTACGGCCAGACTGCCACAAAGTCCACGGAGGCCTCCGACAATAAGATACGACAAATTATCGCTGAGACTCAGAACGCGGGGTGCAGGTCGCACAGGCACGTCGATTTTCGCCTTTTCTCCGTTGGAAATCACAATCTTGCCGATATGTCGTCCGCCACGCATATACGCGAACGCCGCCGGGATATCCTCGAAGGGGAAAGTCttgatgggatggatgggctTGATGTGGCCTCCTTCGTACAGCAGGAAGATTCTAGTCATCAAACTGGGATAGGGTTAGCACGGTTCCTCGAATAGGTAGGAGGAAGCTCACTCCGCAATAAGAGCGTCCGAAATGGTCTTGTGCGAGAAATCAAGAGCCCTGAAGGAACAGTTCCGATCAAATGGCTCCATCGACAGCTTGTTGCGGTCCAGCACGTCTTTCTTGCCAATCTCCACCATAATGCCGCCCGCAGCGCAGATACGCCATGATTCATCCAAAAGGTCTCCAGTCAGTGAGTTTAGGATCACGTCGATACCCTTGCCGTTGGTGGCGGCCATGATCTGTGATGCAAACCGGGTTGACCGTGACGAGAACATTCGCTCGTATGGAATTCCAAAGTTTTCATGCAGGAATTGCCGCTTGTCGTCTGTGCCAACAGTGACGTATATTTCTGCCCCCTTGTACTGCGCAAGCTGGATACTGGAGATGCCGATGCCACCGGCTGCAGAGTGGATGAGCACAGACTGCCCTTGCTGCAGATTGGCCAGGTTGAACAGAGAGTAAAGGGAGGTCAGATAGACACCCATCAGAGTCGCGGCGTCTTCGAAGGACATGGACTCAGGGAGCAGGTGGGCTCGTTCCTTTGTGACCTGGATTCTGTTTGCAAAGCAACCCTTCTCAAACACCACGACACGATCCCCAGGGACAAACGGCACGCCCTTTGCGGCTCGGCGGACAATACCTGCGCCCTCAACGCCCAGCAGGTGCTCATTCTCCGGAACAATGCCCATCGTCACAGCAACATCCTTGAAGTTGAGGCCGGCCGCGTAGATTTCAACCTCAAGGCAGCCGTCCTTGATGTGGGGGGGCTCGGCAGTAGAGATCTCTCCATAGTGTAAGGAGTCCAGTGTTCCAACGCGCTCTGCTCTGAGGCGCGCCGTGGCTCGCATATCGTGCAGCGACTGTACCTGCAGATCTGCCCCTTCGAGCTCAGCCCGTTTCAGGCGGTTgacttcctcatccaccgtGATGCGATTGACGTGGATGATGCCCCCTCGCTCGGCATATTCGTTATCCACCTGCGTCTTTGGCGCCGGCTTGGCCAGGGTCGTCAGAATCCGATCGATCGCATGTACCGTTGCAGCGCCTTCTGCGCTCTCGACATCCAGAGTGGTGAGTCTCAAACTGGGGTCTTCGGCCCTGATTGTTCGGAAGAATCCATGGACCATAGCGTTGTCCGGCTGGGTAACTTCAAACTGGGAGCCGGCCGTCACCCAGAGGATTTTACATCGCTGGGTGGTAATCAGATCCTTAATAGCATCCCACTCCCCTGGTGATACTGTCGACAGAACAGGTTGTGAGATCTCATCCAAGATGAGAACCGTAGCCCCTTGGGGCGGGGTACCAAATGGGTGCCGATGTTCGTTTAATGTCCATCCTCGCGCGTTCAATGCCAGTTTTGTATTGTTGATGGCAGTCGCGGAAGCAGGATCCGATCTGAGTCGAACAAAATCAACAGCAGTTGGCTTCGCGATGGCTCCGgtatcttgttcttcttctatTCCTTCGTCTTCGGTGGAAGCTCTGCAAAGAAACGCCCATTGGGAAGAGTCACATGGGACATGGATAGCAGAGGCGAATCCAGCATCTTCGAGGATTTTTGGAATCTGGTCTAGGGAAGTGTGTCCATTGACGTACGTTGAGGTATCCTCGACATGGGCTGGGAAGGACTCCACGAGGAGTAGATATCCGGACGGGGACAGTAATGCACGCGCATTCTTCGCAACGACTGAGAGTTCCTCGGGTGGAAACGCATCACGTTTCGCAATTACGAAGTCGAACAGGGTCTCGCGAGCAGGGAGATCGGGTTTcgccagatccagcagctcaaacGAGGAGGCCTTCGCAGATTGGTGCTTTTCCTGTGCTGTAACGAGGGCATTCGCGTCActcgaggagaagagaaaccGTTTGTATGCAGCTCGCGCGTAAGGGTTTCCTGGCTGCAGCCAAAGGCTGGAGGTATCACCTTTCGTCATGTTGGCCTCCAGCACTGATAGCCTCGGGGTTTTGTGGGAAATCAGCTCGACAACTGTCGAGATCCTAGACGTAGTATTCTTATCCGCAGGCAACTCCTGATACTGTTCTTGTGCCAACAAGGAGATATCTGGTTTCCACTCTGAGCAAGTGAACGTTTGCAAGGACATGGCCTTGTCGCTGGTCAAGAGACGGTTATATCGCAATCCAGTCAGCTTCAATAGCTGCGCCCCGGTCTCAGGATCATAGACGGTACAGCCTGACATGTAGTTCTTGTTGTCATCCAGGCGTCCCTTTCCTACATATTCGGATGTCGTGCAGGAAAGTCCGACCTCGGGGCGAGTCTTGACTGGATTGATGATAAGCTCGTCTATGATGGCAGGGACAAGAACGCCGTCGATGGAGCTGCGGATACCAGCAACCGCTGAGGGCGTCACAGTTTGGAAGCAGCCGTCCATGGGCGCCGGGTGCATGGGATATATCGACTGAGGATCCCACTTGGACTGGGGCTCCACCAAGGACACCAGAGACCGGCTGCGGCGCTCACCGGCGACAGATTCAGTTTCAAGATGCCGGATGAACGCCGGTCCAAATCCATATCCCGCATCAGCTAATGCCTTGTACCAGACCGCTGCCTTGGTTGGAGCCTGCAACGGTGCCAGTTCTGTAGAGGATCCAAATTCCACTGCCTCGTAATCCTCGATGCGGATGAGCCCGTGGCAGTGGTCGTTTTTATTCTCGTCTCGATGAGAGACGACGCGGAAGTCATACCAGGAATCCTTCGTGCCGGGATGAGGAGCCAGAGTCAGCGTCACTTTGGCTGGGCTGTTTTCCTCCAACACCAGGGCCTTTTCAAATTTGATGTTGCGCAGCCGGTATCGAAGCTGGTCTGCCCTCGTCAGTCCTTCCACCGGTCGAGTCATCTGCACGGATTGGTAAATGGCTTCAATCGCCATGGCACAGAAGGCGGCTCCGGGGAAGACTATCTCGGATCCCATCTTATGGTCAATCAGCCACGGCACATCCTTCAAGTCCAGGGTTTTCCGGAAGGTTGGGGCCTGCCAGGGGGAGTTCAAGATCTTGCTCCCCAACAGGTCATGGTGGACGAAATTGCGGTACCGCCACTCTCGCGAAGCATCAGACTCATACCAGTGCTTGGTTTGGTGGTTCCAGGCATAGTTGGGTaggtcgacgatgatggcagGTCTGGTGATGGCCGCCGGGTCTTGATTCACTTTGTTCAATTCGATGTCGCCGCCAGACAGGAAAAGACGGCCTGCTACATCAAACAACGAGAGCACCGAGTCTGCTCCACGCTTCGAGGCTGCCACGTACTGAACATTCCCACCTTGGCCGGCAAGAGACTTCTTGATCTGGGCGACAGGCCCAGCCAGCGCACCGCTCGGGCCGACTTCAATGAGGAAGTCTGCGGCGTCTTTCCCAGACAGCAGCGCAGCGCAGGCTTCACTGAACCGCACAGGCGACACCATGTTGGTCTTCCAATAGAGCGGATCGgctggctgctgcatctccGAGCCAAGCACTGAGGAAAACATCTGAACGCCATCGGAGCCGGGCAAGGGAGTACCGCAGCTCTCGTGTAGAAGGGCAAGGTAACGATCACCGATCTCCGACATGTATTTTGAGTGGTATGCTAGGTTGACTTGCAGAAGACGAGCAAAGTGGCCATCCTGCTGAAGGCGATCTTTGACCTCATTTAGGTGCTCGACTATACCGGAAAGCGTCACACTGGATGGGCTATTGAAGCAAGCGATTTGGACGGCATGCGCACTATCACCAATGTATTTAGCAGCCTCCTCAGGGCCCAGTCCTACGGCCATCATGCCGACACCTGCCTGGGCCGTCTCCTGCAGTTCCTTGGCTGCCTGGCCTCTCAGGAAGGCGACTTTGATGGCATCTTCAGGTGTCAACAGGCCAGCGGCACAGGCGGCAGCGATTTCACCAGACGAATGTCCCACAACACTCTGTGCCTCAACACCCCAGGAGCGGAGAACGTCAAACATGGCCAGTTGCAAAGCCGTGACGAGCGGCTGCGAGAATTCCGGCAGCCGAAGATGTTCGGGGCTGCGTACTTGGACGAGTTCACTCAGGAGTGACCAAGAAGGCGGGGTTGGTAGACTCTGAAGCGCCTTATCCAGTCGAGCTAGGATAGAGTGTGACTGGGGAAACAAGTCGACGATTCCTTTACCCATTTGTGACCACTGCGCTCCCTGGCCGGTAAAGACGAACCCGATCCGTGGGGGTTCGGGGCTTCTCTTGCCAACGACCAGCGCAGTGTCATCCAGGTGCGTACCTTTGGCGATCAGAAAGCCACGGTTGAATAGGCGGGTGCGTCGCGCGAGGGTGTAGGCCAGATCCGGCAACTTGATGCTGACTCGAGGGTTCAGCAAATGCTTCTGCAGGTCTTTGATATACCTCTTGAGGGAGTCCTCGTCATTGGCGGAGAAAGCAAGGACCTGGGGCCGAGTAGGGAGGcgctcgtcatcatcgtcgtcaaagAATGAATCGCCTTGCGCAAAGGAGGAGGTATAGGCCGTCTCGGAGGTCCTCAGAAACGATCCTGCGTCCTGAAGCACGACATGGGCGTTGGACCCGCCGTAGCCAAACGAGTTGACGCTGGCGATACGGGATGGCATATCTGGCCACGCGATGGCAGTCCGCGACGCCTTGACCTTGAGGAGCTCAAAGTCGATTTTAGGGTTTGGGTCAATAAACGTTGGCGTGCCCGGGATAATGCCCCTTTCTACGGCCATGATGGCCTTGAGCAAGCCAGATATGCCCGCCGCGTTCTCGGAATGGCCGATGTTGCTCTTTATGGATCCGACAATCAATGGGTTCCCGGGTGAACGGCTTGGAGCAAAGACAGATGAGGCGGCACTGATTTCGATCGGGTCTCCAGCCAGGGTTCCTGTCCCATGGGCTTCGAGATAGCCGATTTGGTTAAGGTCGGTGATATTGGCCGCCGAGAAGGCTGCACGCATGGCAACTGTCTGAGCCTGGGCGTTGGGGCTGGCAATACCAGGCGTCCATCCGTCACTGTTGGTTGCAGTGCCTCGAATGACCGCGCGGATTGGATCTCCGTCTCTTTGGGCATCACTCAAACGCTTTATAATGACGGCGTTAATGCCCTCTGCCTTGCAGTATCCGTCAGCTTTGGCGTCAAAGGTATGGCATTTTCCGCTGAAAGAGGAGGCAGCACGCATAGCACCCATGTCCTGATTCTGCTCTGGACACAGATACAAGTTGGATGCTGCGACAATAGCACCCTCAATCTGCCCTGCCTGCAGATAACGACAGGCGACGTCAAGAGCGACCAGGCTGCCGGAGCATGCTGTGTCGATCGTCATACTAAACGAAACAGTTAGTTCCACAGCTGGGCCGCAAACAAGCCTGGCAGACATACCTTGGCCCCTTGATGTTCAGGAAATGGCTGATTCGGTTGCTCAGGATGGCTCGACCAACCCCAATTGTCATTCCATCCACTCGATCCTCGGGATCCCTCATCTGGATGTCCTGGTAGTCGACCGCGTAGGACCCGACAAAGCATCCGTATTCAGCGCCGCTGAGCTTCTCTAGGCAAAGGCCAGCATTCTCGATTCCTTCGTAGACAACTTCTAGAAGCTGTCGCTGCTGGGGGTCAATGGAGATGGCATCTGCCGTGGAGATATTGAAGAACCCAGCGTCGAAGTCGGCAGCATCGACATTTTCCACAAACATGGCTCCGGGGGTTCGAACTGTGTGAGGCTTCCGAGAACCATCGAAATGACCTTGAAGACTCC
This sequence is a window from Aspergillus puulaauensis MK2 DNA, chromosome 6, nearly complete sequence. Protein-coding genes within it:
- the fma-PKS gene encoding polyketide synthase fmaB (COG:Q;~EggNog:ENOG410PFKE;~InterPro:IPR016036,IPR016035,IPR016039,IPR042104, IPR014030,IPR011032,IPR013968,IPR001227,IPR032821, IPR014031,IPR014043,IPR020806,IPR020807,IPR020843, IPR020841,IPR009081,IPR029063,IPR036736,IPR036291;~PFAM:PF16197,PF00109,PF08659,PF00550,PF02801, PF00698,PF13602,PF14765,PF00107,PF00106;~SMCOG1021:malonyl CoA-acyl carrier protein transacylase;~antiSMASH:Cluster_6.5;~go_function: GO:0016491 - oxidoreductase activity [Evidence IEA];~go_function: GO:0016740 - transferase activity [Evidence IEA];~go_function: GO:0016746 - transferase activity, transferring acyl groups [Evidence IEA];~go_function: GO:0031177 - phosphopantetheine binding [Evidence IEA]); this encodes MVINHSGGSDHYSASSEPLQAPKAPYRQEPVAVVGFGNRLPGQSDNPTKLWELLERGGVAGNEPPKSRWSLQGHFDGSRKPHTVRTPGAMFVENVDAADFDAGFFNISTADAISIDPQQRQLLEVVYEGIENAGLCLEKLSGAEYGCFVGSYAVDYQDIQMRDPEDRVDGMTIGVGRAILSNRISHFLNIKGPSMTIDTACSGSLVALDVACRYLQAGQIEGAIVAASNLYLCPEQNQDMGAMRAASSFSGKCHTFDAKADGYCKAEGINAVIIKRLSDAQRDGDPIRAVIRGTATNSDGWTPGIASPNAQAQTVAMRAAFSAANITDLNQIGYLEAHGTGTLAGDPIEISAASSVFAPSRSPGNPLIVGSIKSNIGHSENAAGISGLLKAIMAVERGIIPGTPTFIDPNPKIDFELLKVKASRTAIAWPDMPSRIASVNSFGYGGSNAHVVLQDAGSFLRTSETAYTSSFAQGDSFFDDDDDERLPTRPQVLAFSANDEDSLKRYIKDLQKHLLNPRVSIKLPDLAYTLARRTRLFNRGFLIAKGTHLDDTALVVGKRSPEPPRIGFVFTGQGAQWSQMGKGIVDLFPQSHSILARLDKALQSLPTPPSWSLLSELVQVRSPEHLRLPEFSQPLVTALQLAMFDVLRSWGVEAQSVVGHSSGEIAAACAAGLLTPEDAIKVAFLRGQAAKELQETAQAGVGMMAVGLGPEEAAKYIGDSAHAVQIACFNSPSSVTLSGIVEHLNEVKDRLQQDGHFARLLQVNLAYHSKYMSEIGDRYLALLHESCGTPLPGSDGVQMFSSVLGSEMQQPADPLYWKTNMVSPVRFSEACAALLSGKDAADFLIEVGPSGALAGPVAQIKKSLAGQGGNVQYVAASKRGADSVLSLFDVAGRLFLSGGDIELNKVNQDPAAITRPAIIVDLPNYAWNHQTKHWYESDASREWRYRNFVHHDLLGSKILNSPWQAPTFRKTLDLKDVPWLIDHKMGSEIVFPGAAFCAMAIEAIYQSVQMTRPVEGLTRADQLRYRLRNIKFEKALVLEENSPAKVTLTLAPHPGTKDSWYDFRVVSHRDENKNDHCHGLIRIEDYEAVEFGSSTELAPLQAPTKAAVWYKALADAGYGFGPAFIRHLETESVAGERRSRSLVSLVEPQSKWDPQSIYPMHPAPMDGCFQTVTPSAVAGIRSSIDGVLVPAIIDELIINPVKTRPEVGLSCTTSEYVGKGRLDDNKNYMSGCTVYDPETGAQLLKLTGLRYNRLLTSDKAMSLQTFTCSEWKPDISLLAQEQYQELPADKNTTSRISTVVELISHKTPRLSVLEANMTKGDTSSLWLQPGNPYARAAYKRFLFSSSDANALVTAQEKHQSAKASSFELLDLAKPDLPARETLFDFVIAKRDAFPPEELSVVAKNARALLSPSGYLLLVESFPAHVEDTSTYVNGHTSLDQIPKILEDAGFASAIHVPCDSSQWAFLCRASTEDEGIEEEQDTGAIAKPTAVDFVRLRSDPASATAINNTKLALNARGWTLNEHRHPFGTPPQGATVLILDEISQPVLSTVSPGEWDAIKDLITTQRCKILWVTAGSQFEVTQPDNAMVHGFFRTIRAEDPSLRLTTLDVESAEGAATVHAIDRILTTLAKPAPKTQVDNEYAERGGIIHVNRITVDEEVNRLKRAELEGADLQVQSLHDMRATARLRAERVGTLDSLHYGEISTAEPPHIKDGCLEVEIYAAGLNFKDVAVTMGIVPENEHLLGVEGAGIVRRAAKGVPFVPGDRVVVFEKGCFANRIQVTKERAHLLPESMSFEDAATLMGVYLTSLYSLFNLANLQQGQSVLIHSAAGGIGISSIQLAQYKGAEIYVTVGTDDKRQFLHENFGIPYERMFSSRSTRFASQIMAATNGKGIDVILNSLTGDLLDESWRICAAGGIMVEIGKKDVLDRNKLSMEPFDRNCSFRALDFSHKTISDALIADLMTRIFLLYEGGHIKPIHPIKTFPFEDIPAAFAYMRGGRHIGKIVISNGEKAKIDVPVRPAPRVLSLSDNLSYLIVGGLRGLCGSLAVHMAKHGAKHIIALSRSGCDDERSQVVVKNCNSFGCNVYGAKGDVSNWDDVLRVFQEASIPIGGVIQGAMLLRDKPYETMTVEEYHATVASKVQGTWNLHRAALQERSNLDFFTMLSSISGVVGQKGQANYSAANVFLDAFAVYRQSLGLAANSTNLGVIEDVGYVAEQGGMLQHFDTGLWTGINEKVLRKILEYAIWQQTAPIDKRTSPQLITGIAVPLPDDAEIGRDARFAKLFIGSDSGNVDKSGDAANKEIQAFFLLLKAGADATALLNACVDVVNKQFTKMLRLPEPMEPAKPLTVYGLDSLSAVEFRNWLRTELGAELSTLEITSASSLFSLCEKIIIKIAKAAS